Proteins encoded within one genomic window of Phycisphaerae bacterium:
- a CDS encoding Rrf2 family transcriptional regulator produces the protein MLTLTRKTEYGLIAVCHLAQVGKQVVSARDIAQEHDVPLPLLMNVLKKLNRTGHVASVRGAHGGYVLNVAPEQFTLNDLIAAVEGPVHLVRCTNTSRGARKCNRTAKCFIRQSVVRLHERLRTFLESVTIAEIAHERLRQTPSDGAKAVIQ, from the coding sequence ATGCTCACGCTGACACGGAAAACCGAGTACGGCCTGATCGCCGTCTGCCACCTGGCGCAGGTCGGCAAACAGGTGGTAAGCGCCCGTGACATCGCCCAGGAACACGATGTGCCGCTGCCGCTGCTGATGAACGTGCTCAAGAAGCTGAATCGCACGGGGCACGTCGCGTCGGTCCGCGGGGCGCACGGGGGGTACGTGCTGAACGTCGCCCCGGAGCAGTTCACCCTGAACGATTTGATCGCGGCCGTCGAAGGGCCTGTGCACCTGGTGCGCTGTACCAACACGAGTCGCGGAGCGCGCAAGTGCAATCGGACGGCGAAATGCTTCATCCGCCAGTCGGTCGTCCGCCTGCACGAGCGGTTGCGCACGTTTCTGGAATCGGTTACCATTGCCGAGATCGCGCACGAACGGCTTCGGCAAACGCCCAGTGATGGAGCAAAGGCAGTCATTCAATGA
- a CDS encoding IscS subfamily cysteine desulfurase codes for MKVYLDNNATTQVDPQVFEAMRPYFCEKFGNAASRSHAFGWEAEEAVAAARQQVADLIGAESKEIVFTSGATEGNNLAIKGVAEKYRDKGTHIITQPTEHKAVIDPCKYLEQHGYRVTFLPVDREGRIDVQALAAAIKDDTILVSIMHGNNEIGTVQPIAEIGRLCKDRGVLFHTDCCQTFGKVPINVQDMGIDLLTCSAHKIHGPKGVGALYVRRKRPRVILESILHGGGHERNMRSGTLNVPGIVGLGAAAELCRRHMDTEPARLAGLRDRLWNGLRSQLDLVNLNGHPTERTPSNLNVSFAYVEGESLMMGMSEIAVASGSACTSASLEPSYVLKAIGVGDDLAHSSIRFSVGRFTTEAEIDYTIERVVAAVRKLRDMSPLYEMAQEGIDPGQVAWAHP; via the coding sequence ATGAAGGTCTACCTGGACAACAACGCCACGACGCAGGTTGATCCGCAGGTTTTTGAGGCGATGCGGCCGTACTTCTGCGAGAAGTTCGGCAACGCCGCCTCGCGGAGCCACGCGTTCGGGTGGGAGGCCGAGGAGGCGGTCGCCGCCGCCCGGCAGCAGGTCGCGGACCTGATCGGCGCGGAGTCGAAGGAGATCGTGTTCACGAGCGGCGCGACCGAGGGCAACAACCTCGCGATCAAGGGCGTCGCCGAGAAGTACCGCGACAAGGGCACGCACATCATCACGCAGCCGACCGAGCACAAGGCGGTGATCGACCCGTGCAAGTACCTCGAGCAGCACGGCTATCGCGTGACGTTCCTGCCGGTCGACCGCGAGGGGCGTATCGACGTGCAGGCCCTGGCGGCCGCGATCAAGGACGACACGATCCTGGTGTCGATCATGCACGGCAACAACGAGATCGGGACCGTGCAACCGATCGCCGAAATCGGCCGGCTCTGCAAGGACCGCGGCGTGCTGTTCCACACGGACTGCTGCCAGACGTTCGGCAAGGTGCCGATCAACGTCCAGGACATGGGGATTGACCTGCTGACGTGCAGCGCCCACAAGATTCACGGACCGAAAGGCGTCGGAGCACTGTACGTCCGCCGGAAGCGGCCACGCGTCATCCTCGAGTCCATCCTGCACGGCGGGGGCCACGAGCGGAACATGCGTTCGGGCACGCTGAACGTGCCGGGCATCGTCGGTCTGGGCGCGGCGGCCGAGCTGTGCCGGCGGCACATGGACACCGAGCCGGCGCGGCTGGCCGGCCTGCGTGACCGGCTTTGGAACGGGCTGCGGTCGCAGCTCGATCTGGTGAACCTGAACGGGCATCCGACCGAGCGCACGCCGAGCAACCTGAATGTCTCGTTCGCGTACGTCGAAGGCGAAAGCCTGATGATGGGCATGAGCGAGATCGCGGTCGCGAGCGGGTCCGCCTGCACCAGCGCGTCACTCGAGCCGAGCTACGTGCTGAAGGCGATCGGCGTCGGGGACGACCTGGCGCACAGCAGCATCCGCTTCTCGGTCGGGCGGTTCACGACCGAGGCGGAGATTGACTACACGATCGAGCGCGTCGTGGCGGCGGTCCGCAAGCTGCGCGACATGAGCCCGCTTTACGAGATGGCCCAGGAAGGCATCGACCCGGGCCAAGTCGCGTGGGCCCACCCGTAG